Proteins encoded in a region of the Coffea eugenioides isolate CCC68of chromosome 4, Ceug_1.0, whole genome shotgun sequence genome:
- the LOC113769161 gene encoding uncharacterized protein LOC113769161, whose protein sequence is MHGDVIRAPLTELHSMAASWPCSMWGMDVIGASDSPDSNGHQFILRNNIICRFGVPETLITDNTKNLIDGLYEQFKIRHRNSVIYRPQMNGVVETANKNLKKNIRKMTEAHWDWHEKLPYALMAYKTTVRTSTGATPYSLMHGMEVVLPAEVEIPSLRILMEAQTEETEWVRKLYEQLSLIDEKRLNAICHGQCYQRRMARANNRKVKPRLFEISDKVLKRILPMQEEAKGKFLQIGKDHSLLKKCCPEECLSL, encoded by the exons ATGCATGGTGATGTTATACGCGCTCCTCTTACAGAGTTGCATAGTATGGCTGCTTCGTGGCCATGTTCAATGTGGGGAATGGATGTGATTGGAGCTAGTGATTCTCCTGATTCAAATGGGCATCAATTTATTCTG AGAAATAACATTATCTGTCGCTTTGGCGTACCCGAGACATTGATCACCGATAATACCAAGAACCTCATAGATGGGTTATATGAACAGTTTAAGATCAGGCATCGAAATTCTGTCATTTacaggcctcagatgaatggagtcGTTGAAACCGCAAAtaagaatttgaaaaagaaCATTCGTAAGATGACTGAAGCACACTGGGATTGGCATGAGAAACTGCCTTATGCATTGATGGCGTACAAAACTACGGTCAGGACTTCTACCGGTGCAACTCCTTACTCTCTTATGCATGGAATGGAAGTAGTATTGCCTGCAGAagttgaaattccttccttACGCATTTTGATGGAAGCTCAGACAGAAGAAACTGAATGGGTCAGGAAACTCTATGAGCAGTTGTCTCTAATTGATGAGAAGAGGTTGAATGCCATCTGTCATGGGCAATGTTATCAGCGAAGAATGGCTCGTGCTAATAACAGAAAAGTTAAACCTCGTTTATTCGAAATCAGTGATAAGGTCTTAAAACGGATTCTTCCAATGCAAGAGGAGGCTAAAGGAAAGTttctccaaattggcaaggacCATTCATTGTTAAAAAAGTGCTGCCCGGAGGAGTGTTTATCCTTATGA